AACTAGTTTACTTTTAATCTTCAGAAAGAAACAGTAGGCAGACAACAAAAGTCCAAGCCCACTGAATGAGGCATATTCAGGCTGCaagtcagccctctgctggttcgaatccctctgctgccctgagctcggcaggtggccttgggtcagccaacttctctcagcccagctccccagctgcattgtgggctTTGTTCCCTCTTAGCGGGGCACTAAACTGACTAGAAGAGAGTTATCCTTATTAGCACAGTGATTATTACACTCaaggccccccaccccccccacccccacccccccaccatgggcttctcctctcttccctttctctcAGGGAACAGGACTTGAAGTAGCTACAGGTTTATCTCTACCTGATCATTTAAACATACTTAAATTATATCATACATTATTATGTTAACCATTTAATATTACTGATATATTTTTAATAGATTAAAAAAGACTTCTATTTTCAGTTTCACAGGTTTTCTATACTTCGGTTCTGCAAGAGGACCCGACTGGCATCAGTAAAGAAAACAAAGGTTGGTTTACGACAAAACCTACCCACAAAAATTCTGGTCCCTCTGCCCAGAATATTGAACGTGTGTGTCTCCTATCTCTCCCCATAACTGCAGCCTGCTCCATCGGGTGGAAATTATTCAAGGGGAAATGTTACGACTTTTTTTCCCAAGATGATACATGGGATGGAAGCCAGAAGACTTGCGCTCAATCACATTCTCATCTTGCAGTTGTCAACAGCAAAGAAGAGTTGGTGAGAGAAGtaatttgttaaaaaataaaaggtctTCTGTGGAGAGCAAACCCAAGGAGTCCATTTTCAGACTGCTTTCAGCAGGGCACAGGTGCTAACATTTCAGAAACACGAAGGcaattgtcagtccttggcaggtagatccctagttccctcacagcaagcacacgGGCACATTGGTTGAAGTTTTATTAGAGATCCGTTCAGTCCAAGTTAACTATACAAatccattggcagaagtgactattcaaaaaggggTAGTGCTAATTATAGGGAGGATTCCCGCCTTTAGTGGCCGTTagcattctggcgcgaaaccccaaagagttacatgggaacatgattagtttagactagacacAGAACAGGATGAACTCATTTCAGTCTCTGAGAAAGGATACATTTCACTCTAGCCGCAGCTTGTagtcaaggacacttgctgtagaagtgaaagtaaataccttcaacagataaaGGGGgccccacccacacccaccccaGCAAAGTACATTTCAGTTCAGCACCGAACACATTCTCAAGTGATCAGTACAGAATATCCAGTACACATAATGGCAGACATAGACTCACACACTGGCAGATATGCAGTTAGGCATATATGACAATAATCTAAGAACGTAGGAACAGATTCAAAGTATTGTTTCCATTATCCATTATTCTCCATGATCTTGGGTTTATTTTTATGTGCAAATCcttgcattttttccctttttaaaataattgttttacACAACTCTAGAGGGTTTACTAGGTTGGCCCACCGCCacaaaaacaaacatttaaagactAACCAATACATTCTGGCATAGATTTCTGTAAATGCATGAAGAATATCCTCAGTTGCTAGGTATATACAGTGGCCTTTGGTTTCCTTTTAACTTAAACCTGCACGAAGGATTTCCCACCCACCAGGCTTCTGAACTGCATTTCCATAGCAGTGGACTCCACTTTCATGACGTTGTCAACCATGTGTCCTTTCCCATTCACCTTCTCCAGATGTTCCTCAAGAGCAGATCAGaaataaataatgataaatattttattggcttGACTCGGAGAGATGGAAAGTGGACATGGGTTGATGGCACACCGTTTGACCCTAACAGGTATGTTCATTACCGTtccatttattatatttatgagGTGATAAGGGGAGTGGGCCAAGCTACTACAtctcagactccaccccccacctcTGTCGGAAATGTCAGGCTAATAACAATAACTCTCACCGTTGCAGTAAGGATTTCTGGGAAGCATGACGCTGCCTCACTTCATCAGGAATGGCGACACCTGGGGCAGCTTCCCCAGCACAACGAGAGCACAGGATGTCTATGAGATCACTTCCATATGCACAGAGCAGCGCTCCCGTAGGAAAGGAAGAACTGTGCATGTTAATAACAGCATCATTAGTAACTGTATCGTGTCTGCAAGGACAGGAAGGAGAGACATCAGCTGGGGCCATGCAAAATGTTCAGCTGCAGGGGGAGCAACGGCCACCCGCATGTCAGATGGTATCAGTTATTGAGGCTACAGTGCCCTGTTAGGATTGCAAGCATTTTGCTGCAAAAATACTAGTACTCAGGTGGAATAAGGGGATAACGAGACACAAGGAAAtaggggtgccaacctccaggtggggcctggagagatctcagaattacaaccagtctccagactacagaaatcagctcCTCCGGCaagatggcagctttggagggtggactctatggcgtaataccccaatgaggtccctccccacaaACTCCATTCTTCCCGGGCTgcgcccctaaatctccaggaatgtcccaacccagagctgtagagtccagtagcacctttaagacgaatcaattttactgtagcataagttttcgagaaacacagttttcttcatcagatgcatggagggtatgaagaaactggccagatatatatataggtggtgaggggagggggctgtagATACATtgagtttgcttctgataatgggatcagtttgcttctaataatgagataaccattgtAATGTAATCGTATCTGCaccaatgctcttgattgggactcccacttaaaagatttacaacaagcatttttggggctacagtacccaccaaatgaagtgaggaaacaaatcaacagggccagactagtacccagaaacagcctgctccaggacaaacctaaaggaactaacaacagaacaccactggttgtcccctatagttcccagctcaaacccatccaacgtatcatcagtgatctacaacgcatcctggaaaatgatacctctctctcagaagccctgggtggaagacctctccttgcctacagacagccccccaaccttaaacgacttctcactcacaaccatgaatcggccagcagagtcaccagcacaggtaccaggccctgcaacagacccagatgccagctctgcccctatatctacccagggaatacaattacaggacccaatggcatcaactacactgtctctggctcttacagctgctcatcctccaatctgatatatgccctcatgtgccaacaatgtccttctgctctgtacattggacaaaccagccaacctctacgcaaaagaataaatggacacaaatctgacattagaaatggaaacgtccaaaaaccagtgggagaacacttcaatctaccaggacattccaccaaagacttaaaggtttgaatagagactatgaatggttatttcattatcagaaggaaACTGATAGTatcttctccccccttccctcaccacctatatatatctggtcagtttcttcataccctccatgcatctgatgaagagaactgtgtttctcgaaagcttatgctacagtaaagttggttagtcttaaaggtgctactggactattttgctactacagactaacatggctaactcctctggatctatgacccagagttggcagtccTATGTGGGAGTGATCGATCACCACTAGCCAAACAAAATGTAACAATTGAACTTTTGGCCACTACAAGTTTGCTGCTCCCAGTTTAAAGTGGTTTGAGCCCAATCCTGATAGAGCATGCGGTGTGGTGTTCTTTCCCCCCAACATGTGCCTTTCAAAGTGCTGGGACAATTGCAGGGTACGTGCACGCGTGGCCTGCTCCACAGCTGCTTGGGCACTTTaaaaggtgg
This genomic window from Eublepharis macularius isolate TG4126 chromosome 8, MPM_Emac_v1.0, whole genome shotgun sequence contains:
- the LOC129334990 gene encoding C-type lectin domain family 5 member A-like — protein: MNGSLVIQVVTVVILKLIASSLFLVYFSQVFYTSVLQEDPTGISKENKACSIGWKLFKGKCYDFFSQDDTWDGSQKTCAQSHSHLAVVNSKEELMFLKSRSEINNDKYFIGLTRRDGKWTWVDGTPFDPNRFSINYRIDGDCAVIGFGSLESFETVHCYGPYRCICEKNA